Proteins encoded together in one Labrus mixtus chromosome 18, fLabMix1.1, whole genome shotgun sequence window:
- the LOC132993237 gene encoding cytochrome P450 1B1-like, with amino-acid sequence MAMDSDYGVKGSSIIREWSGQVQPALVASFLFLFCLEACLWVRNLRLKRRLPGPFAWPVVGNAMQLGQMPHITFAKLAKKYGNVYQIRLGCSDIVVLNGDKAIRQALIQHSKEFAGRPNFVSFQMISGGRSMTFTNYSKQWKAHRKIAQSSLRAFSSANSETKKAFEQHITAEATKLVKVFLHHSTDGRYFDPAHEFTVAAANVMCALCFGRRYGHEDLEFRNLLKKMERFGETVGAGSLVDVMPWLQSFPNPVRSVYENFKNLNEEFFTFVKDKVVQHRESFDPEVTRDMSDAIINVIEHRNDSGLTKEFVEATVTDLIGAGQDTMSTVMDWILLLLVKYPDIQAKLQELIDTVVGHDRLPSIEDRSKLAYLDAFIYETMRFTSFVPVTIPHSTTSDVTIEGLHIPKDTVVFINQWSVNHDPLKWKDPHIFDPTRFLDENGALDKDITNNVMIFSTGKRRCIGDQIAKVEVFLFTAVLLHQCSFESSPSEPPTFDCSYGLTLKPLRFCVSAKLRGKLLGLVSPA; translated from the coding sequence ATGGCAATGGACTCTGACTATGGTGTGAAGGGCAGCAGCATCATCAGGGAATGGAGTGGACAGGTCCAGCCTGCTCTGGTCGcctcctttcttttcctcttctgtctgGAAGCATGTCTGTGGGTCAGGAACCTCAGGCTCAAGAGAAGACTGCCCGGACCCTTCGCCTGGCCAGTGGTGGGTAACGCCATGCAGCTGGGCCAGATGCCTCACATCACCTTTGCCAAGCTTGCCAAAAAATATGGAAACGTGTATCAGATACGTCTGGGCTGCAGTGATATTGTGGTCCTGAATGGAGACAAGGCAATACGTCAGGCTCTGATACAGCACAGCAAAGAGTTTGCAGGCAGACCAAACTTTGTTTCTTTCCAGATGATCTCCGGAGGCAGGAGTATGACTTTTACTAATTACAGCAAACAGTGGAAAGCGCACAGGAAAATAGCGCAGTCCAGCCTCAGAGCGTTTTCCTCCGCAAACAGTGAGACCAAAAAAGCCTTCGAGCAGCATATAACGGCCGAGGCCACGAAGCTAGTGAAGGTATTTTTGCACCACAGCACCGATGGTCGTTACTTTGATCCTGCTCATGAGTTTACAGTTGCTGCCGCCAACGTCATGTGTGCTCTGTGCTTTGGAAGGCGATACGGCCATGAGGACCTGGAGTTCAGGAACCTGttgaaaaagatggagaggTTTGGAGAGACAGTAGGGGCAGGTAGCCTTGTTGATGTCATGCCCTGGCTTCAGTCCTTCCCCAACCCAGTCCGCAGCGTCTATGAAAACTTTAAGAACCTCAATGAGGAGTTTTTCACCTTTGTGAAGGATAAAGTGGTGCAGCACAGGGAGTCCTTCGACCCTGAGGTGACCCGGGACATGAGTGACGCCATTATCAATGTGATCGAACACAGAAATGACAGTGGCCTGACGAAAGAGTTTGTAGAGGCTACAGTCACAGATCTGATCGGAGCAGGTCAAGACACAATGTCAACAGTCATGGATTGGATCCTTCTGCTCCTGGTCAAATACCCAGACATACAAGCCAAACTGCAGGAGCTTATAGACACAGTAGTAGGCCATGACAGACTGCCATCAATAGAGGACCGGAGCAAGCTGGCGTACCTGGACGCATTCATCTACGAGACCATGCGCTTCACCAGCTTTGTCCCTGTTACAATCCCACACTCCACCACCTCTGACGTCACTATTGAGGGTCTCCACATCCCAAAGGACACGGTGGTCTTCATCAACCAGTGGTCGGTCAACCATGACCCTCTTAAGTGGAAGGACCCTCACATTTTTGACCCGACCCGCTTCCTGGATGAAAACGGGGCCCTAGATAAGGACATTACTAACAATGTGATGATCTTTTCGACGGGTAAGAGACGCTGCATTGGTGACCAGATTGCCAAGGTGGAAGTGTTCCTATTCACAGCCGTCCTGCTTCACCAGTGTAGCTTTGAGAGCAGCCCCTCTGAGCCCCCCACTTTTGACTGCTCCTACGGGCTCACGCTGAAGCCCCTCCGGTTCTGTGTCAGTGCCAAGCTCAGGGGTAAACTTCTCGGCTTAGTTTCCCCGGCATGA
- the LOC132993217 gene encoding cytochrome P450 1B1-like, producing the protein MAQMDSDYGVKGSSIIREWSGQVQPALVASLVFLFCLEACLWVRNLRLKRRLPGPFAWPVVGNAMQLGQMPHITFAKLAKKYGNVYQIRLGCSDIVVLNGDKAIRQALIQHSKEFAGRPNFVSFQSVSGGKSMTFTNYSKQWKMHRKIAQSTIRAFSSANSQTKKAFEQQIVAEATELVEIFLKLSAHGQHFNPAHELTVAAANVICALCFGTRYGRDDIEFRALLQRVDEFGQTVGAGSLVDVMPWLQSFPNPVRSMFKSFKELNREFFGFVQNKVEKHRETFDPEVTRDMSDAFIGVIDKAESDGLTKGHTEGTVSDLIGAGLDTVSTALHWILLLLAKNPDIQTKLHELIDKVVGRERLPSVEDRGSLTFLDAFIYETMRFTSFVPVTIPHSTTSDVTIEGLHIPKDTVVFINQWSINHDPLKWKDPHIFDPSRFLDENGSLDKDLTNNVMIFSAGKRRCIGDQIAKVEIFLFFAILLHQCSFEKYANEDLSLNCTYGLTLKPLDYKITAKLRGELLTGQ; encoded by the coding sequence ATGGCTCAAATGGACTCTGACTATGGTGTGAAGGGCAGCAGCATCATCAGGGAATGGAGTGGACAGGTCCAGCCTGCTCTGGTCGCCTCCTTAGTTTTCCTCTTCTGTCTGGAAGCATGTCTGTGGGTCAGGAACCTCAGGCTCAAGAGAAGACTGCCGGGACCCTTCGCCTGGCCAGTGGTGGGTAACGCCATGCAGCTGGGCCAGATGCCTCACATCACCTTTGCCAAGCTTGCCAAAAAATATGGAAACGTGTATCAGATACGTCTGGGCTGCAGTGATATTGTGGTCCTGAATGGAGACAAGGCAATACGTCAGGCTCTGATACAGCACAGCAAAGAGTTTGCAGGCAGACCGAACTTTGTctcttttcagtctgtttctggGGGGAAAAGTATGACTTTCACCAATTACAGCAAACAGTGGAAGATGCACAGGAAAATTGCTCAATCAACGATCAGAGCCTTCTCATCTGCCAACAGCCAGACCAAGAAAGCCTTTGAGCAGCAAATTGTGGCCGAAGCCACAGAGCTAGTTGAGATTTTCCTCAAACTCAGTGCTCATGGCCAACATTTCAACCCTGCTCATGAGCTGACAGTAGCTGCAGCTAATGTGATTTGCGCCTTATGTTTTGGAACACGTTATGGACGGGATGACATTGAGTTCAGAGCCTTGTTGCAGAGGGTGGATGAGTTCGGACAGACAGTCGGGGCTGGCAGCTTGGTAGATGTGATGCCATGGCTTCAGTCTTTTCCTAATCCAGTGCGCAGCATGTTCAAGAGCTTTAAAGAGCTGAATCGAGAGTTCTTTGGGTTTGTCCAGAACAAGGTGGAGAAGCACAGAGAGACGTTTGATCCAGAGGTAACAAGGGATATGAGCGATGCCTTTATTGGCGTGATCGATAAGGCTGAAAGTGACGGACTCACCAAAGGTCACACAGAGGGAACTGTGTCGGATCTGATTGGAGCAGGCCTGGATACCGTCTCCACTGCTCTTCACTGGATCCTTCTTCTGCTGGCTAAAAACCCTGACATACAAACCAAACTCCACGAGCTCATCGACAAGGTCGTAGGGCGAGAAAGACTACCGTCTGTCGAAGACCGAGGCAGTCTGACCTTTCTGGATGCCTTCATCTACGAAACCATGCGCTTCACCAGCTTTGTCCCGGTCACCATCCCCCACTCTACCACCTCTGATGTAACCATCGAAGGTCTCCACATTCCCAAAGACACGGTGGTCTTCATCAATCAGTGGTCCATCAATCATGACCCCCTGAAGTGGAAGGATCCACACATCTTTGACCCCTCAAGATTCCTGGATGAAAACGGCTCCCTTGACAAGGACCTCACCAACAACGTGATGATCTTCTCAGCAGGAAAGAGAAGATGTATCGGGGACCAGATTGccaaagttgaaatatttttgttctTTGCAATTTTACTCCACCAATGTAGCTTTGAGAAATACGCAAATGAGGACCTATCTTTAAACTGCACCTATGGTCTAACACTGAAACCTTTAGATTATAAGATCACTGCCAAACTCAGGGGAGAGTTACTTACAGGCCAATAA